The DNA segment GCGGTGTCGGCAGGAAGTCCCGCCCCGGAAGTAGTCCCTTGCGGGGCCATGGCGGGGCCATGGCGGCGCCCGGGGCACGCGTACCCGGGCGGCTGCTTCTGGCGCTGCAGTCCCGACCCGCGCGCCGGGCCCTGCACGATGCAGCCCCGCCACGGGACGTGCTGCTCTTCGAGCACGAACGAGGCCGCTTTTTCGCCGTTCTCGGGCTGTTCTGTGCCGGTCAGGGCGTCTTCTGGGCCTCCCTGGCCTTTGCCGCCTTAGcccgccccccggccccggcTCGGCCTCCGGACACCGAGTCCCCAGACCGTGGCCGCCTGGACCTACGCTCCGCGCTCTGGCGCTATGGCCTGGCTCTTGGCTGCGGCACTATCGGTAAGTGTGGGCTGGCTTCCGGACACGGGGATAAGGCGGGCGGGAGTGGCAGGCACATTCCTCCCTGCTCAAGCGAGAGTAAGGGGCTCCCAACCCTCCAGGCTAAGCAGGAGGTACGCCGGCGTTGGCAGTCCGCGAGCGCCAAGCCCTTGAACAGGCTCAGGCTGAGTTCTGCCTCTCACtccatgaccttgagcaagttactggGCCGTGTTTTCAACGGGGATGCACATCTGTTAAGGCTTTCGGGAGAAATGGCATACATGACTAGGGTGTAAGAGGTGCTCAGGAGGAGTTACTATCACAATTATTTTATTCAGGGGGCACTGGAAGAGTTACTGCTTAGCAGCTCTTCGGTGAAAACCTCAATCTTTGCCGTTCCTGCAGGTACCCTGGTACTTAGTGCTggtcttctcttttcccttcgCTCTGTGCGCTCAGTGATGTTACGGGCTGGAGGGAAGCAAGTGACCCTCACCACTCATGCCCCCTTTGGCTTGGGTGCCCATTTCACTGTTCCCTTGAACCAAGTATCCTGCATGGCCCATCGGGGTGAAGTCCCTGCTATGTTGCCTCTGAAGGTCAAAGGCCGACGCTTCTACTTCCTCTTGGACAAAGCTGGACACTTCCCCAACACAAAACTCTTTGATATTACTGTGGGTGCCTACCGTAGCTTGTGAAGAAACCACCTCAGCTCATTCAGGCCTCCCAGAGGGGAATAAAATCTGAAACTTAGAGGTGGGGCGGCAGTTGGTCACACAGTGGGCCCAGAATTCACTGACAGCAAATAAAAGAGCACTCTTCGTGAGGGCAGCTACCTGCCAGtaccttttaagtttttttttcccttataaatttaaattctttgGAGTAAAGCAGGCTTTTATGTTCACAAAGGTATTTGTGGGGTGCAAAGTATTTTTCCCCTGGAAATACTCGATCTGGGTTGCCACAGTCAGACAGGTAGCACAAGGATGCTTTCCTTGCATCTGTagtggaacctttttttttttgtctttttgccatttcttgggccgctcccgtggcatatggaggttcccaggctaggggtcgaatcgaagctgtagccatcagcctacaccacagccacagcaacgtgggatccgagccgcgtctgcaacctacaccacagctcacggcaacgccggatcgttaacccactgagcaagggcagggaccgaaaccgcaacctcatggttcctagtcggattcgttaaccactgcgccacgacgggaactccaagtggaaCCTTTTTAAGGTGTTTTGACCCATGTCtggtttttgtggttgtttttggttttgctttttagggccacacctgcggcatacggaagttcccaggctaggaggtcaaatcagagctacagc comes from the Phacochoerus africanus isolate WHEZ1 chromosome 4, ROS_Pafr_v1, whole genome shotgun sequence genome and includes:
- the TMEM223 gene encoding transmembrane protein 223 gives rise to the protein MAAPGARVPGRLLLALQSRPARRALHDAAPPRDVLLFEHERGRFFAVLGLFCAGQGVFWASLAFAALARPPAPARPPDTESPDRGRLDLRSALWRYGLALGCGTIGTLVLSAGLLFSLRSVRSVMLRAGGKQVTLTTHAPFGLGAHFTVPLNQVSCMAHRGEVPAMLPLKVKGRRFYFLLDKAGHFPNTKLFDITVGAYRSL